A window of Paraburkholderia bryophila contains these coding sequences:
- a CDS encoding PepSY-associated TM helix domain-containing protein, translated as MSTTTAQRVVSATGTVNPGYRTLWRWHFYAGLFVMPFLVVLAITGTLYCFQPQIEPLLYPHRLIVEPQAVPRLTEDRLLGKARAAMPKDAVAVTAAIASAPDRSTEFVFRLANGEKESVYLNPYSGEVLGTLSVENRFMQVDRMLHRKLLLGKPGELLMELAACWTLVMIGTGVALWWPREKTTARAALVPRFTLKGRPLWKNLHAVMGIWLALGALAFVLSGLPWTGSWGKQFKALATAANLGAPPGSWGGLPLRSVLPAGIPIDAAATSAMAATADKTRAAHDEHAAHGANAADMDSMPGMVMDDLPLPLTPWAVGNSPVPASAEPQAAQAQTQPKPLPLGHVVAQLASLGVTDGYSIVLPTSPTGVYTVSYFPGDPKDERTLYIDQYSGAVLKDIRYGDYGAVSKAVSYGTSLHMGRYFGLANQLLCAAISLGLAAMAATGCVMWWKRRPQRSLGAPSRERAAPPMRGWKTGLVLLGMIFPLMGATLLAVWLADRTIFGRSARQPA; from the coding sequence ATGTCCACCACCACCGCTCAACGCGTCGTCTCGGCGACCGGCACGGTCAACCCCGGCTATCGCACACTTTGGCGCTGGCACTTCTATGCGGGCCTCTTCGTGATGCCGTTTCTGGTCGTGCTGGCGATCACGGGCACGCTGTATTGCTTTCAGCCGCAAATCGAGCCGCTGTTGTATCCGCATCGGCTGATCGTCGAACCGCAAGCCGTGCCGAGGCTGACCGAAGACAGGCTGTTGGGCAAAGCTCGCGCAGCCATGCCGAAGGACGCTGTCGCGGTCACCGCCGCGATCGCGAGTGCGCCGGATCGCAGCACGGAATTCGTGTTCCGTCTTGCCAATGGGGAAAAAGAGAGCGTCTATCTGAACCCGTACAGCGGCGAGGTGTTGGGCACGCTGAGCGTCGAGAATCGCTTCATGCAGGTGGACCGCATGCTGCATCGCAAGCTGTTGCTCGGCAAGCCCGGCGAGTTGCTGATGGAACTCGCCGCATGCTGGACACTCGTGATGATCGGCACCGGCGTCGCACTCTGGTGGCCACGTGAAAAAACCACCGCACGGGCGGCGCTGGTGCCACGCTTCACGCTTAAGGGACGTCCGTTGTGGAAGAACCTGCACGCCGTGATGGGCATCTGGCTCGCGCTCGGCGCCCTCGCTTTCGTGCTGAGCGGGCTGCCGTGGACGGGCTCATGGGGCAAGCAGTTCAAGGCGCTCGCGACCGCTGCGAATCTCGGCGCGCCGCCGGGTTCGTGGGGTGGCTTGCCGTTGCGTTCCGTGCTGCCGGCCGGCATACCTATCGATGCGGCCGCAACGTCCGCGATGGCGGCCACCGCCGATAAAACCCGCGCGGCACACGATGAACACGCCGCCCACGGCGCGAACGCCGCCGACATGGATTCGATGCCCGGCATGGTGATGGACGATTTACCCTTGCCGCTCACGCCGTGGGCCGTCGGCAATTCACCGGTGCCTGCGTCTGCTGAACCACAGGCAGCGCAAGCGCAAACGCAACCGAAGCCGCTGCCACTAGGCCACGTCGTCGCGCAACTCGCCTCGCTCGGCGTGACCGACGGCTACAGCATCGTGCTCCCCACTTCGCCAACCGGCGTCTACACGGTCTCGTACTTCCCCGGCGATCCGAAAGACGAACGCACGCTGTACATCGATCAATACAGCGGCGCGGTGCTGAAGGACATTCGCTATGGCGACTACGGCGCCGTGTCGAAAGCTGTGTCGTATGGCACGTCGTTGCATATGGGCCGCTATTTCGGCCTCGCCAATCAGTTGCTTTGCGCGGCGATTTCACTCGGCCTCGCGGCGATGGCGGCGACCGGCTGCGTGATGTGGTGGAAGCGCCGTCCGCAACGTTCGCTCGGCGCGCCGTCACGTGAACGCGCCGCTCCGCCGATGCGCGGCTGGAAAACCGGTCTCGTACTGCTCGGCATGATTTTCCCGCTGATGGGCGCCACGCTGCTCGCCGTGTGGCTCGCCGACCGCACGATTTTCGGTCGTAGCGCACGGCAACCGGCCTAA
- a CDS encoding copper chaperone PCu(A)C translates to MNTSRQLLLAALLCGASFQAFAATPAPASVSDCWIRALPGDLPKGGYFKAHNAGDQPVNLIGISSNAFGMAMLHQTQSQGSTSSMAMVEQVAVPAHGTLVFAPGNYHVMLEEPKQTLKVGSSIPLTFSFSNGQKVTASCAVKSAGTMGQ, encoded by the coding sequence ATGAATACATCGCGTCAACTTCTCCTCGCCGCTTTGCTGTGCGGTGCATCTTTCCAGGCATTCGCGGCAACCCCCGCACCCGCAAGCGTGTCCGATTGCTGGATCCGCGCGTTGCCGGGCGATCTGCCCAAGGGCGGCTATTTCAAGGCTCATAACGCCGGCGATCAGCCGGTGAATCTCATCGGCATCAGCTCGAACGCGTTCGGCATGGCGATGCTGCATCAAACGCAAAGCCAGGGCAGCACGTCGTCGATGGCGATGGTCGAACAGGTCGCGGTACCCGCGCACGGCACGCTCGTGTTTGCGCCGGGTAACTATCATGTCATGCTGGAAGAGCCCAAGCAGACGCTCAAGGTCGGCTCGTCGATTCCGCTGACCTTCTCGTTCAGCAACGGCCAGAAAGTCACCGCTTCCTGCGCCGTGAAGAGTGCGGGTACGATGGGTCAGTGA
- a CDS encoding BufA1 family periplasmic bufferin-type metallophore → MNSKLGRPALIAAALAGLAAAPITAAHATEKVQCYGIAKAGQNDCASKTGVHSCAGEAKVDNDQGDFKTVPKGTCTKLGGKVDGKT, encoded by the coding sequence ATGAACTCGAAACTCGGTCGACCGGCGTTGATCGCGGCCGCGCTCGCGGGCCTCGCGGCAGCGCCCATCACCGCAGCGCACGCCACAGAAAAAGTGCAGTGCTACGGTATCGCCAAAGCCGGTCAGAACGACTGCGCGAGCAAAACCGGCGTGCATAGCTGTGCCGGTGAAGCAAAGGTCGACAACGATCAGGGCGACTTCAAAACCGTACCGAAGGGCACTTGCACGAAGCTGGGCGGCAAGGTCGACGGAAAGACCTAG
- the bufB gene encoding MNIO family bufferin maturase yields MNAVASTHAPPRGVGIGLRHAHYRDFLDATPPVDWVEVHSENYFGDGGFDLHVLHAVRRDRPVSLHGVGLGLGSAKPLDTMHVAKLKRLVERIEPALVSEHLCWGATAAGHLNDLLPMPLTDAALALLCARVGELQDALGRPVLLENVSTYVRFRDDQHGETAFLAELAARTGCGVLLDVNNLYVNQCNHGEDAMAAMNALPLGVVGEIHLAGHSVTDVAVIDDHGSRVAAPVWALYEYAVRRFGAIPALIEWDTDLPALDILLEEANRAREVQSAVHAARPALSGDPKNHARLA; encoded by the coding sequence ATGAACGCCGTCGCATCGACGCACGCGCCGCCGCGCGGCGTCGGTATCGGCTTGCGTCACGCGCACTACCGCGATTTCCTCGACGCAACGCCGCCCGTCGACTGGGTCGAGGTCCACAGCGAAAACTATTTCGGCGACGGCGGTTTCGATCTGCATGTGCTGCACGCCGTGCGCCGTGATCGTCCCGTCAGCCTGCATGGTGTCGGCCTCGGACTCGGCTCGGCGAAACCGCTCGATACGATGCATGTCGCGAAGCTGAAACGCCTCGTCGAACGGATCGAGCCCGCGCTCGTTTCCGAACATTTGTGCTGGGGCGCGACGGCGGCCGGTCATCTGAACGATCTGCTGCCGATGCCGCTAACCGACGCGGCGCTCGCGCTGCTGTGCGCGCGCGTCGGCGAGTTGCAGGATGCGTTGGGCCGGCCGGTTCTGCTGGAAAACGTCTCCACGTACGTACGTTTCCGCGACGATCAGCACGGCGAGACGGCCTTTCTCGCTGAACTCGCGGCGCGTACGGGTTGCGGCGTACTGCTCGATGTGAACAACCTGTATGTGAATCAATGCAATCACGGCGAGGACGCCATGGCGGCAATGAACGCGCTGCCGCTCGGTGTGGTCGGCGAAATTCATCTCGCGGGTCACAGCGTGACGGACGTGGCCGTGATCGACGATCACGGTTCTCGCGTCGCGGCGCCGGTGTGGGCGCTGTATGAGTACGCGGTACGACGGTTCGGCGCGATACCGGCGTTGATCGAATGGGACACCGATCTGCCCGCGCTGGATATTCTGCTGGAAGAAGCCAACCGCGCCCGTGAGGTTCAAAGCGCGGTTCATGCTGCACGGCCTGCTCTTAGCGGAGACCCAAAGAACCATGCGCGCCTCGCTTGA
- a CDS encoding HvfC/BufC N-terminal domain-containing protein, whose amino-acid sequence MRASLESLQRLFAESLETDRRPVLAQLRTDAALQKRIDLYRNNVRAHRRDALASAYPVLRALVGETYFDAMSKGYAHEHPSQSGDLNRFGAALPDFIGRYETDPQYRYFVDLTRLEWSLHVAHYAADATTLTQQEWAAIRPDDLLDAQLAIHPACALIASRYAIADIWKAHQPDGSLPTQIDSPTYALVVRPHWRPEVLVQSAAAHAAFGPLQRGATLNEALDAAFEIDSGFNFTSQWREWIATSAITGLVHGAPPQAESTPTAGP is encoded by the coding sequence ATGCGCGCCTCGCTTGAGTCACTGCAACGCCTGTTTGCCGAGTCGCTGGAAACAGATCGGCGGCCTGTGCTTGCGCAACTGCGCACCGATGCCGCGCTTCAAAAGCGCATCGATCTCTATCGAAACAACGTTCGCGCTCATCGCCGCGATGCGCTCGCAAGCGCCTATCCCGTGTTGCGGGCGCTGGTCGGCGAGACCTACTTCGACGCAATGTCGAAGGGTTACGCACACGAACATCCCTCGCAAAGCGGCGATCTGAATCGCTTCGGCGCTGCGCTGCCGGACTTCATCGGTCGTTACGAAACTGACCCACAGTACCGCTATTTCGTCGACCTTACGCGACTTGAATGGTCGCTGCATGTGGCCCACTACGCGGCTGACGCGACAACGCTCACGCAACAGGAATGGGCCGCGATCCGTCCCGACGATCTGCTCGACGCACAACTCGCGATCCACCCTGCTTGTGCGCTGATTGCTTCGCGCTACGCCATCGCCGATATCTGGAAAGCTCATCAACCGGACGGCTCGTTGCCAACGCAGATCGATTCGCCGACTTACGCGCTGGTCGTGCGTCCACATTGGCGCCCCGAAGTCCTCGTGCAATCCGCAGCCGCACACGCAGCGTTCGGCCCATTGCAACGCGGAGCGACACTCAATGAAGCACTCGACGCAGCCTTTGAGATCGACTCCGGATTCAATTTCACGTCGCAATGGCGCGAATGGATCGCCACGTCCGCGATTACCGGCC